The genome window CTGGCCGGGCGGGCACCCTAACCGACAGGCCGGGGCGCGCAAGGTTTTTTGGACTGTGAGTCAGCGACTGCGGGGCGTCAACCCTCGAGGCTGCGGCGCAGCATTTCCAGATCATCCGCGATCTGACTGTCGGTTTCCTTCAACTGCTCGATCCGTTTGACGCCGTGCATCACCGTGGTGTGGTCCCGGCCACCAAACCGACGCCCGATTTCGGGCAAAGAGCGTGAGGTCAGCTGCTTGGCCAGATACATCGCCATCTGGCGCGGACGGGCGTAAACCCGCATCCGTTTCGGGCCGATCATATCCGACAAGCGGATGTTGTAATGGTCGGACACCTTGCGCTGGATTTCCTCGACCGTGATTTTGCGGTCCGAAGCGCGCAGAATATCGGCCAGGCAATCCTGGGTCATTTCCAGTGTGATTTCGCGGCCCACAAGCTCTCCGAAGGCGAACAGACGCATCAGCGCGCCTTCCAGCACGCGCACGTTGGTCGATATCCTGTGGGCGAGGAATTCCAGAACCCCGTCTGCGATGCCGATTTTGCCGAACTGGCTGCTGAACTGTTCGACTTTGGATTGCAGGATGCCCAGGCGCAATTCGTAATTGGTGGGGTGCAGATCGACGACCAAACCCGATTGCAGGCGCGATTTGATGCGATCCTCGATGCCCTCCATCTCTCCGGGGGCGCGGTCGCCCGAGATGATGATCTGCCGGTTCTGATCGACCAGGGCGTTGAAAGTATGGAAGAATTCCTCCTGCGTGGATTCCTTGCCGGTGATGAACTGGACGTCGTCGATCATTAGAATATCGACCGAGCGGAACAGTTGCTTGAATTCCATCATGGCGCGGTCACGCAGGGCCTGCACGAAGCGATACATGAACTGCTCGGCAGACAGATAGACGACGCGCGCCTCGGGGTTGCGGCGCGCCAATTCCCAGGCGATGGCATGCATCAGGTGGGTTTTTCCAAGGCCGACACCACCGTAAAGGAACAGCGGGTTGAAGCTGACCGGCGCGCCCTCGGCCACGCGGCGCGCGGCGGCGTGGGCCAGTTCATTCGGTTTGCCGACGACAAAACTGTCGAAGGTGTGGCGCGCATCCAGCGTCGCCCCGGTGACGAAATCTTCGGGCAGTTTGGCAACGGCGGGCTTTTCGGCGGCATTCGGGCGGATCACCCGCGCGGCCCTGGCCGAAACCTGGAACACCACGCGGCTGACAACCTCTCCGGCGGCGACCAGCGCTTGCAGGATCATATCCGAGAAATTGCGCGAGACCCAGTCGCCGATGAATTGCGTCGGCACGTGGAAGGTCGCAACGCCATCCGTCAGCCCCGCAAATTCCAGCGGTTCGATCCAGTTCGTGTAGTTGTTCTTTCCGACCGACTTTTGCAGCTTCTGCCGGATCTGTCCCCAAGTGTCTTCCGTCATGGTTCCTCGACGTTTCTGTTCTTGTCAGGTCTGGCGCCAGGCCAGCCCGCGGGCTTTCCACCCGTTTATGTTACCCCGATGCCCGTTTTCGTCCATATCGCCTTCAAAACCTTCGGCGATATTCAGGCATTCCACTTCGTCGCCGAACTGGCGAAAATACCGCATCACTGCTTCAGCCGCCATTTTTGAGCGTTGCCCCGAACGGCACAGAAACAGCAGCGTCGTGGCATTGCGCCCGTCCAGCTGTTTCTTCGCGGCCGAGGCGAAATGCGGGTTAACCGCCATGTCGGGAAAGCGTGCCCATTCGACCATGACTGGCGTGCTGCCCAAAGACCGCAAATCCGGCATGCCGACGAACCCCCATTCGGCGCGCGTCCGGACATCAACCAGAAGCGCGTTTGGGTCATCCTCAAGCATTCGCCACGCATCATCGGGATTCACATCCCCGACCCGCGTGCCAAAACCTGAACTCATCCGCTGTCCCCCCAGACAAAGTGAATCGTTTTTCTTCGTTACCCGGTCTTCGTATCAATGCCGCACGGGCGCTCGCAACAGAACTTCGCGCTTGACTCGGGCCTTGGTTGAAAGAATCCCCCTGGCCCGCCGAAAAAATTCCAATCGTGTTCGATTTGGTCAACAAAAAAAGGCGCGCCCAGTGGGGTGCGCCTTTGGGTCCGGCGGCCATTGCAGGCCAACCGGCAGGTAATCCGCAAAGATCAGCCGATGGCTTTGACCCGGGCGCTCAGGCGCGACATTTTGCGCGCTACGGTGTTCTTGTGGAAGATGCCCTTGGTGACACCGCGCATCAGCTCGGGCTGGGCGGCGCGCAACGCGGCGGTTGCGGCATCCTTGTCGCCAGATGCGATCGCTTCTTCGACTTTGCGCAGCTGCGTGCGCACGCGCGAACGGCGGGCTTTGTTGATTGCAAAACGACGCTCGTTCTGGCGGGCGCGTTTCTTGGACTGGGGTGAATTGGCCATGGTCGTGTCCTTCGGTATTCGGATCCAAATCTTTGCTGCACGAAGGACCCACGACCGGTCAGTTGACCGGCAGACACATAGCCTTAAGCGGGCTCCACGCGCATGTACCGGGGCGGCATATGGGATTCGGCGCCGCTTGGAAAGACTTTATTTGTCGCGGAACTGCGCCTCGCGCTTTTCAACGAACGCGGCCATGCCTTCGCTTTGATCTTCGGTTGCGAACAGCGCCTGGAACATGCGGCGCTCAAACAGCAACCCCTCGGTCAGGTTGGTTTCATAGGCGCGGTTCACCGCCTCTTTCACCGCCATCGTGGCCAGCGCTGATTTCTCGACAATCTTTTCGGCCGCGGCCATCGCTTCATCCATCAGCTTCTTGGCCGGAACCACGCGACTGACAAGACCGGCGCGTTCGGCTTCCTCGGCACCCATGAAGCGGCCGGTCAGATGCATCTCCATCGACTTCGACTTGCCCACAAAATGGGTCAGCCGCTGGGTGCCGCCAATCCCGGCGATGACGCCCAGGTTGATCTCGGGCTGGCCGAATTTGGCCGTGTCCGCGGCGATGATGAAATCGCACATCATCGCCAGTTCACAGCCGCCGCCCAGCGCATAACCTGCGACGGCAGCGATAATCGGCTTGCGAGGTTTGGAGATTCGCGCGACCTCATCCGCGAACATGTCGGACTTATAGACATCGACGAAGGATTTCTCGGCCATTTCGGTGATGTCGGCCCCGGCGGCAAAGGCTTTTTCGGACCCGGTCAGTATGATGCAGCGGACCTTCTTGTCGGCTTCGGCCTCGTCCAAGGCCTGCGCCAGCTCGCCCAGCAACTTGGCGTTCAGTGCATTCAGGGCATCGGGGCGGTTCAGGCGGATCACCGCGACATGTTCGGTGACGTCGGAAATAATCGTGGTGAAGGCCATTCGGAAGCTCCGGTTGGGGCGATCAGGTCTATCTTGGTAGCACTCCGCGCGCGGTGATCAAGTCATCTCTGACACCGCGGGCAATAGAAAGACGACCGCCCCGACTGTGTGATCCGGGCGATGGCGCCGGTGCAATCCGGGGTCGGGCAGGGCTGATCTTCGCGGTCATAGACCCTGAAATTATGCTGGAAATACCCCAATTCCCCGTCCGCCCGGCGGTGATCCCGCAAGGAGGAGCCGCCCGCCTCAATCGCCTCACCCAATACATCGCGGATCAGCGGCACCAGGGATGCAACGCGTGATTTGCCAAGTTGCCCGGTCAACCGCTTGGGAGAGATTCGTGCCCGATAAAGCACCTCGCAGACATAGATATTGCCCAGCCCCGCAACGATCCGCTGGTCCAGAAGCGCCGATTTGACCGGGGTGCGGCGGCCCTTGAACGCGCTGATCAGATGATCGGCGTGAAACGCATTGCCCAGCGGTTCCGGGCCCAGCTTGTCCAGCAGCCAATGCGAGTCGACCGCCCCGGTCGCGATCAGATCCATCGCCCCAAAGCGGCGGGCGTCGTTGAAGGTGACGCGCGCGCCGCCCTCTATATGCAGCACAACATGGTCGTGTTTTGCAGGCGCGGGGTGGTCGTAGTGGAAATCGCCGATTGTTAGGCCAGAGACCTGCATTCGCCCCGACATCCCCAGATGCACGATCAGCGTCTCGCCCGTGTCCAGATCAACCAGCAGGTATTTCGACCGCCGCCCAAGCCGCACCACCCGCGCCCCGCTCAGCCGATCCGCCATGCCCGGCGGGAACGGCCAGCGTAGATCGGGGCGGTTCACCTGAGCCCGCGCAATCACGGCCCCTTCCATCGCAGGGATCAGGCCACGGCGGAC of Paracoccaceae bacterium contains these proteins:
- the rpsT gene encoding 30S ribosomal protein S20, coding for MANSPQSKKRARQNERRFAINKARRSRVRTQLRKVEEAIASGDKDAATAALRAAQPELMRGVTKGIFHKNTVARKMSRLSARVKAIG
- the dnaA gene encoding chromosomal replication initiator protein DnaA encodes the protein MTEDTWGQIRQKLQKSVGKNNYTNWIEPLEFAGLTDGVATFHVPTQFIGDWVSRNFSDMILQALVAAGEVVSRVVFQVSARAARVIRPNAAEKPAVAKLPEDFVTGATLDARHTFDSFVVGKPNELAHAAARRVAEGAPVSFNPLFLYGGVGLGKTHLMHAIAWELARRNPEARVVYLSAEQFMYRFVQALRDRAMMEFKQLFRSVDILMIDDVQFITGKESTQEEFFHTFNALVDQNRQIIISGDRAPGEMEGIEDRIKSRLQSGLVVDLHPTNYELRLGILQSKVEQFSSQFGKIGIADGVLEFLAHRISTNVRVLEGALMRLFAFGELVGREITLEMTQDCLADILRASDRKITVEEIQRKVSDHYNIRLSDMIGPKRMRVYARPRQMAMYLAKQLTSRSLPEIGRRFGGRDHTTVMHGVKRIEQLKETDSQIADDLEMLRRSLEG
- a CDS encoding enoyl-CoA hydratase yields the protein MAFTTIISDVTEHVAVIRLNRPDALNALNAKLLGELAQALDEAEADKKVRCIILTGSEKAFAAGADITEMAEKSFVDVYKSDMFADEVARISKPRKPIIAAVAGYALGGGCELAMMCDFIIAADTAKFGQPEINLGVIAGIGGTQRLTHFVGKSKSMEMHLTGRFMGAEEAERAGLVSRVVPAKKLMDEAMAAAEKIVEKSALATMAVKEAVNRAYETNLTEGLLFERRMFQALFATEDQSEGMAAFVEKREAQFRDK
- a CDS encoding rhodanese-like domain-containing protein, which encodes MSSGFGTRVGDVNPDDAWRMLEDDPNALLVDVRTRAEWGFVGMPDLRSLGSTPVMVEWARFPDMAVNPHFASAAKKQLDGRNATTLLFLCRSGQRSKMAAEAVMRYFRQFGDEVECLNIAEGFEGDMDENGHRGNINGWKARGLAWRQT
- the mutM gene encoding bifunctional DNA-formamidopyrimidine glycosylase/DNA-(apurinic or apyrimidinic site) lyase, translating into MPELPEVETVRRGLIPAMEGAVIARAQVNRPDLRWPFPPGMADRLSGARVVRLGRRSKYLLVDLDTGETLIVHLGMSGRMQVSGLTIGDFHYDHPAPAKHDHVVLHIEGGARVTFNDARRFGAMDLIATGAVDSHWLLDKLGPEPLGNAFHADHLISAFKGRRTPVKSALLDQRIVAGLGNIYVCEVLYRARISPKRLTGQLGKSRVASLVPLIRDVLGEAIEAGGSSLRDHRRADGELGYFQHNFRVYDREDQPCPTPDCTGAIARITQSGRSSFYCPRCQR